One window from the genome of Lycium ferocissimum isolate CSIRO_LF1 unplaced genomic scaffold, AGI_CSIRO_Lferr_CH_V1 ctg56___fragment_2___debris, whole genome shotgun sequence encodes:
- the LOC132044973 gene encoding uncharacterized protein LOC132044973, translating into MSFMVVSSPLNALSLSKLRVNSKHSSSPSKALCILSYKISLESSSKSSFIHGDFTFPSPNFSTFVSKYPSLNIITAQTSPLGEHIIYDFQAKVKGRGLSLSCFREKVVLIVNVPDKGSVWTESQYELLHYLYDNYKSQGFEIAAFLYDKKETDRAGYRYAQKAPPGGQLQISAAKFRLFDKVKVNGRRAHPLFVHLRSKFCRGELIKTEFQKFLVDKNGVPYKYFGLDTPRREIEEEVKHLLLEDAV; encoded by the exons atgagcTTTATGGTTGTTTCATCACCTTTGAATGCTCTATCACTTTCCAAACTAAGAGTAAACTCCAAGCACTCTTCTTCACCCTCTAAGGCTCTTTGTATTTTATCTTACAAGATTTCTCTTGAATCCAGCTCCAAATCTTCATTTATCCATGGTGATTTCACTTTTCCTTCACCAAATTTCTCAACATTTGTATCAAAGTATCCATCTTTGAATATTATCACTGCCCAAACCTCTCCACTTGGAGAACATATTATCTATGATTTCCAAGCAAAG GTAAAGGGAAGAGGTCTCTCACTCAGTTGCTTCAGAGAGAAAGTTGTTTTGATCGTCAATGTTCCTGATAAAGG TTCTGTGTGGACAGAGTCGCAGTACGAATTACTTCATTATCTCTATGACAACTATAAATCTCAAG GGTTTGAGATAGCTGCATTTCTCTATGATAAGAAAGAAACTGACAGGGCAGGATATAGATATGCACAAAAGGCACCACCAGGAGGCCAGCTGCAGATTAGTGCTGCTAAGTTTCGATTATTCGACAAG GTAAAAGTCAATGGTCGAAGGGCACATCCACTTTTTGTACATCTGAGGTCGAAATTTTGTAGAGGAGAACTTATCAAGACTGAATTTCAGAAGTTTTTGGTGGATAAAAATGGAGTACCTTACAAATACTTCGGATTGGACACTCCACGTCGTGAGATAGAG GAAGAGGTTAAGCATTTACTCTTGGAGGATGCAGTTTGA